The DNA sequence GCACTCATCATATGGACATTACTGGAATCCATAAAAGGTTATGCTGCGGTATTTTGGTGTAACCCAGCACCAAAGCCAGTGTTTCTTCACCATTTGACTAATGCTGTTAAAAACAGTTCCAACTAGACTGAggatgagaaaaaggaagcctgGGGTGTAAAAAGGAGTATCTTTGATAGAGGCTTTGTTAAGTAAGGTATGCCTGTGTATCTGTTTATGCTGATACAAACCAACACAGTCATGACTCTGAATATTCccatattctgcactggtcagtcCTCATCTTGAGTTCAGTGTTtgatgcctcattttaagaaggatatggacaagtcCAACATGTGGCAGATAAATGTGTGAACATGAAttattttgcagtattttgggtaaaaaaaatccaatttccTTCTGGGCTTTCTTTCTCACTCTGTGCGTGCTTAAAACTGGGCTTCAGAGCTAACACGTTTTCAATAAAAGTTGTCAACATTTGGTCCTAAGATCTCTCCTGTGCACTTCAGGGCTATTTTCTATTAACTGAGACCTGATACAAATGGGCAACAAGTGCTgtcctggggccgaaattagggcttgggagcatggagCAACTGCACGTTCCCAAGCCCTACCACGCCATAATGACGAGGCCCCATCTACACAAGGGCCACCATGATGACTTAAGTACGACGCAGCATCCAAATGACACTGCACCGTGCAGACATCATCAACGTGCACGAGGGTGCCAATGGTGCCTCGCGcgtgccctaaaaagaacctgccaggagcaggttctttttaggggcCCTGGATACTGTggcgtttggttgctgcagcctccgtgTGGGGCAGAAAGGATCGGCGCCTTGGCGCTCCTTTCTGCCATTTGTATTGGGCCTGAGTTGGCAAGCTTGATTACACAGGACAACACAACTATTAAATATGCACTGGAGTGACCATTAAGGCTAGATACTAACTGTCCTGCTGTcttgttaaattatttttgggTTTGGGGGGGAATTATGTTTGTACATGCAGACTTCATCCACCATGGAACTCAAGCTTCTAACGTGAGATGGTCGATTCTGAGGTGCCAGAACAGTGGAGCATTACTTCCTGTTAGAATGAATGTGACCGAGTGGGCTGAGGGGAAGTGGACGGACCTCTCCAATTCCTCATCACAACTGCCTCCGCACCCCTGGGCTGGCAACAACACCTTTTCTTTCCAAGGGGATCTCCAGGAGATAATCCATACGGCCACTCTGGTCACCTGTACGTTTCTTCTGGCAGTCATCTTCTGCTTGGGTTCCTATGGCAACCTCATtgtcttcttgtctttctttgatCCGGCATTTCGGAAGTTCAGGACCAACTTTGACTTCATGGTCCTCAACCTGTCCTTCTGTGACCTCTTCATCTGTGGAGTGACAGCCCCTATGTTCACCTTTGCTCTCTTTTTGGACTCTGCTGCTGGTATCCCTGATGCATTTTGCTTCACTTTCCACCTCACCAGCTCTGGCTTCATCATCATGTCCCTTAAGACGGTGGCTGTCATAGCCTTGCATCGCCTACGCATGGTGTTAGGGAAGCAGCCCAACCGGACTGCCTCTTTCCCTTGCACGCTCCTGCTCACCCTGCTCCTCTGGGCCACAAGCTTCACTCTTGCCACACTGGCCACCATGAGGACCCATAAATCTCGCCTTTGCCTTCCCACTTCCAGCCTGGTCAATGGTGAAGGGAAGATCATCCCTTACTTGTATGTCATTGACTTCATTTGCTGTGTGGCAGTAGTTTCAGTCTCATACATCATGATAGCCCAGGCCTTGAGGAGGAATGCCCAAGTACGGAAATGTCCACCCATCATCACAGTGGATGCCTCCAGGCCTCAACCTTTCATTGGACCACTTGCTGCTGGATGTGCAGATGGGGTCCAGTGTGCCGTCCCAGCACTGTACAGAAACCAAAACTACAACAAACTGCAGCACATCCAAACCCATGCCTACACGAAGAACCATGGCCAGCTGACTGCTCCTGCAACCAGTAGATTCCAGTTGGTCTCCACAGTTAATTTGTCTACAGCTAAGGACTCTAAAGCTGTGGTGACATGTGTTGTCATTGTCCTTTCTGTTTTGGTCTGCTGCCTCCCATTGGGCATCTCTTTGGTGCAAGACGTTTTGTCCAGAAACAGTGGCTTTATCCTCTACCAGTTTGAATTGTGTGGATTTACACTCATTTTTTTCAAGTCTGGATTAAACCCTTTTATATACTCCCGTAACAGTGCTGGGTTAAGGAGGAGGGTCCTTTGGTGCCTCCAGTACTTGGCCCTTGTCTTTTTCTGCTGCAAGCAGAAAACCAGACTCCGGGCCATGGGCAAAGGAAGCTTGGAGGCCAACAGAAACAAGTCTTCTCATCATGAGACCAACTCGGCATACATGCTGTCTCCAAAGCCTCAGAAGAAGTTTGTGGACCAAGCATGTGGCCCTAGTCACTCTAAAGAGAGTGTGCTAAGCCCTAAAGGGTCTGCTGGCCACCAGCATTATGGAGGCCAGAGTAGTTCCACCCCCATGAACACTCGCATTGAACCTTATTACAGCATTTATAACAGCTGCCCATCTCAGGAAGTGAGCACACCAAACAGCTTTCAGCCAACAAACTCTCCATTCGGGTTTGCCAAGTCTTACATTGCCATGCACTGTCACACAACAAATGACCTAGTGCGGCATTATGACAGTCCTTCTGCTAAGCAGATACCAATTCCCTCTGTGTAGGTCATGGGAAATGAGGATAATCTCATGTCCTCTGTATGTGGGAGGGcatacttttctctctctgcGTGTGGGGCTTGCCATGAATTGGCTGAAGTGTGAGATCTGCCAGTGCATGAATATATAAGCCCTTCTATACTTTGGGTTAATTTTGCCTGAGCAGGCAACTAGTCAGCTCACAAGAAGTAGGTAGGGTTCCCAGTCTCACTGTGCCACAGCTAGGCTTCCAAGCTTTCCTGTTCCCACCTGGGCAATGCCACTTGTGTAATTTTTGCTGTAGAACATATGTCCTGCCGTCTCACTGGTcatctgtttcttcttttaaaaggttTCTGGTTACTTATCAGCAGTAGGTGTTATACTCCAAAAGTATTCCCCTGTTTAACTCTTGTCCTAGAACTCCAGTGTACAGGGTTACAGCTGCCTTTTAAAGATATGCCAACCAGTAATCAGCAGTTAATGCTGTGCTGTTTTAGAATTGAACCTAGTATTAATTTACtctttacagttggccctttgtattcacagattctgcagcCACAGATTcagttatccatggcttgaaaatattttttttaaaattcccaaaagcaaatgttgattttgccattgtatataagggatgccattttactgcaccattgtgtacaatgggatgtgagcatccataaATTTTCATATCcactggggcgggggggggggtgtgctggagccaagccccagtggatagcaaggcccactgtataaggtGTTTTCCCAAAAGTGCACAACTTTAGTATGAACAAAGAAGGTTGCTTTTAAAAGATTTGTCCTCTGATTTATATGTTTTGTTGGTTTCATGGAGAACGTTTTTACAGGGTAGTTGatgggaagtcaaaggctttcatggctggcatccatattgttttgtgggtttttcgggctatgaggccatgttctagaagagtttattcctgacgtttcgccagcagctgtggctggcatcttcagagaagaggtTGGTCtgaggaagagatggagaaaatGTGGGCTGCATATGGACCCTGAAGTCAATTTGAGGCCCTTAGGGACCTCAGTACCGCAAATTtgtcttgcaaaaaaaaattttttcttGTGATACTCTGGGGGCAGTTTAATAGGTAACAATTTAATGGGGTTCTTTTGCCCCAGTGGACAGGTTTAATCCTAGGAGAAGCCTTTTTTTTCCAACCAAGAGTAAGCTGGAAATTTGGGCATAAAAAGCCTGAGAGCCCCCGAAATATAGCAAAGCCCCTTTCCTCATGTCCTTTGTGTTTGTGTAGGGcatttttattgggggggggggggggagaggtataGAGTGAAAAAATTAGAGGTGTGACTGGTGTTGTAGTCATTCAGAGTCCCATTGGAGGCCAATACAGTACCCCAAAACCTGACAGTTCTCCTTTTCTGGTCTGAGGGTAGAAGGTAGAGCCATTTTGCTGAAGCTAAGGAGTATTTGAGCCTAGTCACTGCTTCCACGGGAGACTGCTAGAAATCCAATatgtaatactttatttatttatttaattgacaTCCACTTTACTTCTTATACaggacccaagatggcttacaaacatttaaaaaacagggtacagtctttaaaaaattattcatgcaaaggtttttaaaaatccaattacaTGAAAGGTCATTTGGAGGGAATCTTGAGTTCCATAATGGCTTGcaaattgttgctgtgtgccttaaagtcatttctgacttatggtgagcctaagacaagtctatcatggggtttgttcAGAGTGTGTTTGCTTTGCCTTTCTCTACAGATAAgtgagtgtgacttacccaagatcacccagtgggtttcgtagACCTGAGCCTatgtcctcagatgcatttgtagtaggctgaagtctatgaaagctcatgcgaCCAATTTCTTTCAATTAGATTCAAAAGTGCTATTAAGATGAAGCCATTTCAAAAGATCTTCCTCAGTAGTTGGATGATTAACTAGTTTCCATAATTATGGATGAAATATTCCAGACTCCAGAGATGCTGACTGGTATAGAAATTAATCATAATAACCAGGATGTAACACCAACTTTAGTGTAAAATTTAACAGAAACCAAATTTAATAGAGATTTAATACATTTGCCAATTAACAGATGAAACAAGCAGTATTTACATTTATGAAGTCACAAATACAATTGTGGAAGTTACCTATTTTTATACAGCTTCAACCAACAATTAGTCTAACACAGAGATGGTGTGATCTCACAGCTGCCATGCTTGTTTGAACACTAATTAAAGGCACAAGTCAGATATACATAATCATGTTTTAAATAAGGAAACAATGTAGGAACATTCATCCTGAAAAATAACTGGTGAAAAGTATTCAGAGAcattggaatatcagtatgcaaaggggtcttctagcacctttgagactaactgtgccaaagaagttgtagcataagctttggaaAACTTGGGGGCAAAACAGAGAGGTGGAAGGGGCcacttgaagccgccccttccgTAGACGGATTGAGGCCGCAGTGAACACAAGCTGCAtccccaatccaccttttccccactgaaaaaggaatggaaaagatccGCTTCTTTTTCAGCTGAGGAAAGGGCTTTTCCTGCCCTACCTCAGCCCAAAGCTGGCTTCCAGACACTGTGGTGgcatgtggtgtgtaaatgctgtgccaccGCAGTGTCTTGAAGCCCTCATCTAGGTGGTTGCCCAACTTCCGGGCGGCTTCAGAGCGGCATGGGTGTGTGCAGCGTATAAACACTGTGCTCCTAAGCTGCCTGGACAACAACATTTAGAGCTGGTCTGTTCTGGTTCTTGGTCTGCTTCCTTAAATGCAAGGGGTGAAGTCActccgtgcatctgaggaagcagaccaagggcccattcacactatgaaataacccggtgtggaaCCTGGGTTATTTAGTTggagttcatattggccccaactGCACTTGGTGCAGcttgtgggtgtgtatgtgtgcaaaaaTACCAAGTGCACTGGGTCCCttactgcttctttttttttgggtCCTGCAAGGATCCGGATCTTCAGTAGGGAGAATGCATTACCAGACCATGCAGaccatttcttccttcctcttcctccccctggtcttcctccttcctcctcttttcctgcccccccccccttgctgccTCTTCCCCCAGTCTTCCTCCTTCagaaagtcagtgtggtgcagtggtttcagtgttgagctacgattttggagaccaggatttgaagcctgatttggccatataaacccagtaggtgaccttgggcaagtcacactctctcagcctcaggatggcaatggcaaaccctatctgaagaaacctgccaagaaaattccatgataggttcatcttagggtcacccaagttggaaatgactttaaggcacacaatgacaaagaGCCCTCTCACAGAGTACCCACCTCCCAGGGTCTTTCAGCCTTGACCCAccgagggggagaaggaggcctGTTCAGACCACAACTGTGAACGGGCAACAAAAATTTGATTGTGGCAAACAATGAGAACTATGAGCCTGATTGATTAGGGATGGCATTGCTGAGGAGATCCCAGATCTTCTTGGTAGAAATTGTaagtgtgaatggccccaaagtctatgaaagcttatagaTTAATAGAATCGTGGCGattacaagggccatccggtccaactacttgccatgcagaaatagacaatcaaagcactcccgacagatggccatccagcctctggttaaaaactcttaccattctctgaggcagcacattccactgtggaacagctcttactgttaggaagttcttcctaatgtttaagtggaatctcttttcctgtagcttgaatgcattgctctgggtcctagtctctggagcagtagaaaataaattttctctatcctcagtatgatatctcttcaaatatttaaatatggctacaACTTTTTTTAAGCAGTTAGCCTCAGAGGTGGTGCAAAGTATATCTAGCCCAGACTAAGGGACCCTGTAAACATGGCAGACACAAGGTTTATTATAAATAACCTGATAAATCCAAATTATCATTTAATCCAGTGGGTTAATCCAGGCACCTTCAGTGGAGGATGCAGGGAAGCAGGGAGCAAGATGCTGAAGAATAAAGTTCAGTGGCCCCATGGCTGGCTTATGCCCTTAAGCtagctggaaattgaaccttggtctctagagtcactgTCCAGCACttagaccactatgccatgctagctctcttaATGTGCCATCagcagtataaaaataagaaTCTGATCAGTTTCTATATGTGGAATGGGAGGAGAACATCACTTCCTTTGTCTCAGacatcaaaatgtcttgggtaGGCTGTGCTGGGCATGTAAAACATGCTCTGTCACTGCATTATGGCCCTTTTTCcttggaaattactttttaaattttttaaaagcctctttttatcctttttcttCCCATGTGCTAAATTTCACATTAGATGTGTATTGTTGGGGAGTACCATttcagggatatatatatatatatatatatgttgtgggAGTATGCTTCCTTGCATAAAGTATAGTAAACAAGGCCTTAAATCTTCTGCCTGAATGCTGAGGGATGTAGGTGTACCTTCAACCCTCCTCCTTGTGGAAATGATATCTTTAAGCAATTGCATCAGGTAGGGTTCTGTTTATCTGTTTTAGCCCTCTCTATAGTATGTGGCACCTGCAGTTCCAAAACTTTTCAAACCACAATGcaaaagcagaaaatatttttctttaaagcagCAGTTGAGATTTCCAGTTTCTGTACAAAGTCTTGTTTTCCATTCTTGCACAATATAGAAGCTCTTTGCAAGAGCAGGCACTTCTTGTTGTCTCATGGTTATAAATGTCCTTTTGTAATGACTGTCTCATAATTACTCATCTTTATTGTGTGAACATTGGTGTTTATGATGTATTGTTTTAGATAAATATAAAGCATTCATTTTTAACTGGTTGGTAGTAGACACTGTGAAATCTAGCATAGGCAAAATTGAGTATATAAGCGATTCTCAAAAAGTATGAGAATACTGAATATGTATGTATTGTTGCTaatacattttgccattttctagtTCTACAGTATTACATGAGGGACAGTGCTCTTGGTTCCTGTATTTCTTTGgaatttttgctttgtttttaattgcgGTATGCTTTGGGGATGATAAAGGgatataaaatatgaataaaacttTCCCATATCCTGTGA is a window from the Sceloporus undulatus isolate JIND9_A2432 ecotype Alabama chromosome 1, SceUnd_v1.1, whole genome shotgun sequence genome containing:
- the GPR75 gene encoding probable G-protein coupled receptor 75 gives rise to the protein MNVTEWAEGKWTDLSNSSSQLPPHPWAGNNTFSFQGDLQEIIHTATLVTCTFLLAVIFCLGSYGNLIVFLSFFDPAFRKFRTNFDFMVLNLSFCDLFICGVTAPMFTFALFLDSAAGIPDAFCFTFHLTSSGFIIMSLKTVAVIALHRLRMVLGKQPNRTASFPCTLLLTLLLWATSFTLATLATMRTHKSRLCLPTSSLVNGEGKIIPYLYVIDFICCVAVVSVSYIMIAQALRRNAQVRKCPPIITVDASRPQPFIGPLAAGCADGVQCAVPALYRNQNYNKLQHIQTHAYTKNHGQLTAPATSRFQLVSTVNLSTAKDSKAVVTCVVIVLSVLVCCLPLGISLVQDVLSRNSGFILYQFELCGFTLIFFKSGLNPFIYSRNSAGLRRRVLWCLQYLALVFFCCKQKTRLRAMGKGSLEANRNKSSHHETNSAYMLSPKPQKKFVDQACGPSHSKESVLSPKGSAGHQHYGGQSSSTPMNTRIEPYYSIYNSCPSQEVSTPNSFQPTNSPFGFAKSYIAMHCHTTNDLVRHYDSPSAKQIPIPSV